The following are from one region of the Methanoculleus caldifontis genome:
- a CDS encoding DNA polymerase ligase N-terminal domain-containing protein, whose product MAGPDTLDDYREKRDFSLTPEPPGESGAAGTLPIFVIQLHEATALHYDFRLEVDGVLKSWAVPKGPSLDPKTKRLAVPTEDHPLGYAEFEGVIPEGSYGAGTVLVWDRGTYRNLTEQGGQEIGIAEGLRRGHISFRLEGEKIGGGYALTRFRTGKGEAWLLVKKADAEADPGRDPVAAEPRSVVSGRTLAEVAAGHPR is encoded by the coding sequence ATGGCAGGACCCGACACGCTCGACGATTACCGCGAAAAGCGTGACTTCTCTCTGACGCCGGAGCCGCCGGGGGAGTCCGGCGCGGCCGGCACCCTTCCTATCTTCGTCATCCAGCTCCACGAAGCGACCGCGCTCCACTATGACTTCCGCCTGGAGGTCGACGGCGTCCTGAAGTCCTGGGCGGTCCCGAAAGGGCCGTCCCTCGACCCGAAAACGAAGCGCCTCGCCGTCCCGACCGAAGACCACCCCCTCGGCTACGCTGAGTTCGAGGGCGTCATCCCTGAGGGGAGTTACGGGGCGGGGACGGTCCTCGTCTGGGACCGGGGGACCTACCGGAACCTCACGGAGCAGGGCGGGCAGGAGATCGGGATCGCCGAGGGCCTCCGGCGGGGCCACATCTCCTTCCGGCTCGAAGGGGAGAAGATCGGAGGCGGGTACGCCCTCACCCGGTTCCGGACCGGGAAGGGTGAGGCCTGGCTGCTCGTGAAGAAGGCCGACGCGGAGGCGGATCCCGGGCGGGACCCGGTCGCGGCGGAGCCCCGGTCGGTCGTCTCCGGCCGGACGCTTGCAGAGGTCGCAGCGGGGCACCCCCGGTGA
- a CDS encoding ATP-binding protein codes for MSTDLTEALRAMGYTDAGIPALSLSFPPAVIEYLQDFRPLEVRDIIETLLYIHIALNSSSSRGEGVGVVEQSCYAYTSGPLFALAEVGLIESVSRNGTTVVRTTPGGEAIARPLMEARIRALDIGVLAREIHGAVPVLLAGTVKGSYINKTFPSTLPRTEETFIGFLLNNSPGLFEECERFAARLKAAGCAVLAYAFDLDGGRTDGVVYTFPPEFAYILKAMLEAIDPAVREHYDMLLESFHSTFTVLRYLACDEDVDRIRASPAHRRELSRVLSGLSGAVYVLEEVREDDGVGLARFVVRDRDLYEARLRDLGRALVAGVAEKIAIDRPAPAAEPLPPVAAPPVVPDEVPAPAPLPPVDVGEEADGWEDAVFDDDDLVEEEEAVEEEEVPLPPPPAPSPRRTVAPRPTPAPAPAPAPDPARPGGLDVFLGHAPDGRRINWSPGRLNNGHMIILGGSGAGKTETIRCIAGELAAQAMPVVLMDFHGDMAASAGVLRSYKIREGGQYYFNPLELDADIDEITPLRATSDFVDAISINFPTLGIQQRRKIKNIIKDCYRISGITGNTDTWKRVLDFDDIESEIMDCEDEAIPAYLEDIFDYKLFSGEEKISIPTILSGGITHINLNALPENLRYLFADLFLRRIYYTLQATGEIPRGTEDERAKFRLFVIVDEAKLLVSQKSGSKTAIKAVLNKYATEMRKFGVSLILASQLIAHFNEEILANIAVKFCMRSENKKQAQENAKFFEVSEKDLLNFQPGEGILIIGSEKMNVRIVPASGRDL; via the coding sequence GTGTCGACAGACCTTACCGAAGCACTCAGAGCGATGGGCTATACGGATGCCGGGATCCCGGCCCTCTCTCTGTCGTTCCCTCCCGCCGTCATCGAATACCTGCAGGACTTCCGGCCGCTGGAGGTCCGCGACATCATCGAGACGCTCCTCTACATCCACATCGCCCTGAACAGCTCGTCGTCCCGCGGGGAGGGGGTGGGCGTGGTCGAGCAGAGCTGCTACGCCTACACGTCGGGACCGCTCTTTGCGCTCGCCGAGGTCGGCCTCATCGAGTCTGTCTCGCGGAACGGCACGACGGTGGTGCGGACGACACCTGGCGGAGAGGCGATCGCCCGGCCGCTGATGGAGGCCCGGATCCGGGCGCTGGATATCGGGGTTCTCGCCCGCGAGATCCATGGGGCCGTCCCGGTCCTCCTCGCGGGGACTGTCAAGGGATCGTACATCAACAAGACCTTCCCCTCGACGCTCCCCCGGACCGAGGAGACGTTCATCGGTTTCCTCCTCAACAACAGCCCCGGCCTCTTCGAGGAGTGCGAGCGGTTCGCCGCCCGCCTCAAGGCCGCTGGCTGCGCGGTCCTCGCCTACGCCTTCGACCTGGACGGAGGCAGGACCGACGGTGTCGTCTACACGTTCCCGCCGGAGTTCGCCTACATCCTCAAGGCGATGCTCGAGGCGATCGATCCCGCGGTCCGGGAGCACTACGACATGCTCCTTGAGTCGTTCCACTCGACCTTCACCGTCCTGCGCTACCTCGCCTGCGACGAGGACGTAGACCGCATACGGGCCTCGCCGGCCCACCGCCGCGAGCTCTCGAGGGTGCTCTCCGGGCTCTCCGGTGCGGTCTACGTCCTTGAGGAGGTTCGCGAGGACGACGGGGTCGGTCTCGCGCGGTTCGTCGTCCGGGACCGGGACCTCTACGAGGCACGCCTCCGCGACCTCGGCAGGGCGTTGGTGGCCGGCGTCGCCGAGAAAATCGCGATCGACCGGCCGGCTCCGGCCGCAGAGCCGCTCCCCCCTGTAGCGGCGCCCCCCGTTGTGCCGGACGAAGTTCCGGCCCCCGCCCCCCTGCCCCCTGTCGACGTCGGGGAGGAGGCGGACGGGTGGGAGGACGCCGTCTTCGACGATGACGACCTGGTGGAAGAGGAGGAGGCCGTGGAAGAAGAGGAGGTGCCGCTCCCTCCGCCGCCCGCTCCCTCCCCCCGCAGGACCGTTGCGCCCCGGCCGACCCCCGCTCCGGCGCCGGCACCAGCCCCGGACCCTGCCCGCCCCGGCGGGCTCGACGTCTTCCTCGGCCACGCCCCGGACGGGCGGCGGATCAACTGGTCGCCGGGGAGGCTGAACAACGGCCACATGATCATCCTCGGGGGATCGGGCGCCGGCAAGACCGAGACGATCCGCTGCATCGCGGGGGAACTCGCCGCCCAGGCGATGCCGGTCGTCCTGATGGACTTCCACGGGGACATGGCCGCGAGCGCCGGGGTTCTCCGGTCCTACAAGATCCGCGAGGGCGGCCAGTATTACTTCAACCCGCTGGAACTCGACGCCGACATCGACGAGATCACCCCGCTCCGGGCCACCTCGGACTTCGTCGACGCCATCTCGATCAACTTCCCGACCCTCGGCATCCAGCAGAGGAGGAAGATCAAGAACATCATCAAGGACTGCTACCGGATATCGGGGATCACGGGGAACACCGATACCTGGAAGCGGGTGCTCGACTTCGACGACATCGAGAGCGAGATCATGGACTGCGAGGACGAGGCGATCCCGGCCTACCTCGAGGATATCTTCGACTACAAACTCTTCTCGGGCGAGGAGAAGATCTCGATCCCCACCATCCTCTCGGGCGGGATCACCCATATCAACTTAAACGCGCTCCCCGAGAACCTGCGCTACCTCTTTGCGGACCTCTTCCTCCGGCGGATCTACTACACCCTCCAGGCGACGGGCGAGATCCCGCGGGGGACGGAGGACGAGCGGGCGAAGTTCCGGCTCTTCGTCATCGTCGACGAGGCGAAACTCCTGGTGAGCCAGAAGAGCGGCTCGAAGACGGCGATCAAGGCGGTGCTGAACAAGTACGCCACCGAGATGCGGAAGTTCGGGGTCTCGCTCATCCTCGCGTCCCAGCTCATCGCCCACTTCAACGAGGAGATCCTGGCAAACATCGCCGTCAAGTTCTGCATGCGTTCCGAGAACAAGAAGCAGGCCCAGGAGAACGCCAAGTTCTTCGAGGTGAGCGAGAAGGACCTCCTGAACTTCCAGCCCGGAGAAGGGATCCTGATCATCGGCTCGGAGAAGATGAACGTCCGGATCGTCCCCGCCTCCGGCCGGGATCTATAG
- a CDS encoding PAS domain-containing sensor histidine kinase: MTIITEERRLAILIALLAASVFMTYYFNTVVMLGTVFSHFFYIPIILTALWWKKRSIPVALFLGGLVIASSFLYNRPDILTLNDYARVMTFVVIAFVVASLSEQLKGREREVVEQRDLVQRYLDVAGVLFVVINADHTIRLVNRHGCELLGYREEELIGKNWFEIVVPEASRKARQEIFDAAIAGGASLSGRRENPVVTRSGEELILAWQDTVLAGDGDRPAAMIGSGVDITDRIRAEEALREAHGEANLYLDIMAHDINNANAVALGYSDLLAGELEGERQREMVRKLRGSIDRSIDIIQNVSTIRRLRSAEPSTRPVDLDAVIRAEIAHHPDARIVYEGEPVRVTADDLLPEVFTNLIGNSIKFGEPGVEVRVRVEEGDGVVEVTVEDTGPGVPDAVKAGLFTRFRRGTSARSGKGLGLYITRMLVERYGGRIRVEDRIPGYPERGAAFRFTLPRCGRPWEPRPATARS, from the coding sequence ATGACAATCATTACCGAAGAGCGGCGACTGGCCATCCTCATAGCCCTTCTGGCCGCGTCGGTCTTCATGACATACTACTTCAACACCGTCGTAATGCTCGGAACGGTCTTTTCGCACTTCTTCTACATCCCGATCATCCTGACCGCACTCTGGTGGAAGAAGCGGAGCATCCCGGTCGCCCTCTTCCTCGGCGGCCTCGTCATCGCGAGCAGTTTTCTCTACAACAGGCCGGATATCCTGACGTTAAACGACTACGCACGCGTCATGACGTTCGTCGTCATCGCCTTCGTCGTCGCCTCACTCTCCGAACAACTCAAAGGGCGCGAGCGGGAGGTTGTGGAGCAGAGGGACCTCGTTCAGCGCTACCTGGACGTGGCGGGCGTCCTCTTCGTCGTCATCAACGCCGACCACACCATCCGGCTCGTCAACCGCCACGGCTGCGAGCTGCTCGGCTACCGCGAGGAGGAACTGATCGGAAAGAACTGGTTTGAGATCGTCGTTCCCGAAGCATCCCGGAAAGCACGGCAGGAGATCTTCGATGCCGCGATCGCCGGAGGGGCGAGCCTGTCCGGCAGGCGGGAGAACCCGGTCGTCACCCGGAGCGGGGAGGAACTCATCCTCGCGTGGCAGGACACGGTTCTTGCCGGCGACGGCGACCGGCCGGCCGCGATGATCGGATCGGGAGTCGACATCACCGACCGGATCCGGGCGGAAGAGGCGCTGCGGGAGGCCCACGGCGAGGCGAACCTCTACCTCGACATCATGGCGCACGACATCAACAACGCGAACGCCGTCGCCCTCGGCTACTCGGACCTGCTCGCCGGGGAGCTGGAGGGTGAGAGGCAGCGGGAGATGGTCCGGAAACTCAGGGGCAGCATCGACCGGAGCATCGATATCATCCAGAACGTCTCGACGATCCGGCGCCTCCGTTCCGCAGAACCGTCGACGAGGCCCGTCGACCTCGACGCGGTCATCAGGGCCGAGATCGCCCATCACCCCGACGCCAGGATCGTCTACGAGGGAGAGCCCGTCCGGGTCACGGCCGACGACCTCCTGCCCGAGGTCTTCACGAACCTGATCGGCAACAGCATCAAGTTCGGGGAGCCCGGCGTCGAGGTGAGGGTCCGGGTCGAGGAAGGCGACGGGGTGGTCGAGGTCACGGTCGAGGATACCGGCCCCGGCGTGCCCGACGCGGTGAAAGCCGGTCTCTTCACCCGGTTCCGGCGGGGCACGAGCGCCCGGAGCGGGAAGGGGCTCGGCCTCTATATCACCAGGATGCTCGTCGAGCGATACGGCGGGAGGATCCGGGTGGAAGACCGCATACCGGGTTACCCCGAACGCGGGGCGGCGTTCCGGTTCACCCTTCCCCGGTGCGGGCGGCCGTGGGAACCGCGGCCGGCTACCGCCAGATCCTGA
- a CDS encoding DUF2124 domain-containing protein, with protein MEQVEQLSGVSGILRPFKAYLKEAGLGAGDQVVYYGCPGTCTPFIELLGFAVRDLPVEQVYVPYVDEAAAKAIRPVGNVGMQVSDPAGRVDPKVIVLMGGLAMPGVPVTKEAVRAVVAAHPEAKVVGVCFMQMFAKAGWVDDFDFDLIVDAAIDPVRIWR; from the coding sequence ATGGAACAGGTTGAGCAACTCTCCGGCGTCTCCGGCATCCTCCGGCCCTTCAAGGCATACCTCAAGGAGGCAGGGCTCGGTGCGGGCGACCAGGTCGTCTACTACGGCTGTCCCGGCACCTGCACCCCCTTCATCGAACTCCTCGGGTTCGCCGTCCGCGACCTCCCGGTCGAGCAGGTCTACGTGCCCTACGTCGACGAGGCCGCGGCGAAGGCGATCCGGCCCGTCGGGAACGTCGGGATGCAGGTCTCCGACCCCGCCGGGCGGGTCGACCCGAAGGTGATCGTCCTGATGGGCGGGCTCGCGATGCCGGGCGTCCCGGTCACGAAGGAAGCGGTCCGGGCCGTCGTCGCCGCCCACCCGGAAGCAAAGGTCGTGGGCGTCTGCTTCATGCAGATGTTTGCGAAGGCGGGCTGGGTCGACGACTTCGACTTCGACCTCATCGTCGACGCCGCGATCGACCCGGTCAGGATCTGGCGGTAG
- a CDS encoding polyprenyl synthetase family protein translates to MMPFPEFLEKIRPAVNRRIEEVAAGEETIDPEIVPLLLRGKRMRAGLLLCVHAGLAGTTALTRQALDLACAVELAHAASLILDDILDGDTVRRGVPSLHLSRGEGRAVLDAVGVLALPYALAAPYGSRYVTMLASAQRSMAHGVAREVAGEPQFPAAELYDAIITGKTGHLFSLAAAWGAMAAGEEEAVVAAFAGYGLSTGRAMQIADDIADMRAIATGAGGCRPGSEALLLRCLPPGPERAGRALGSMLDAEIADAIARIAGEARQRVPPEVREGLGQVVRDIVGLTIAGGMPDSSPPFPACPLQ, encoded by the coding sequence ATGATGCCGTTCCCTGAGTTCCTCGAGAAGATCCGGCCTGCCGTCAACCGGCGGATCGAGGAGGTGGCGGCAGGGGAGGAGACGATCGACCCCGAGATCGTTCCGCTCCTTCTGCGGGGGAAGCGGATGCGTGCCGGCCTCCTCCTCTGCGTCCACGCAGGCCTCGCCGGGACGACGGCGCTCACCCGGCAGGCGCTCGACCTCGCCTGCGCCGTCGAGCTCGCCCACGCCGCAAGCCTCATCCTCGACGACATCCTGGACGGCGACACGGTCCGGCGGGGGGTCCCCTCTCTCCACCTCTCCCGCGGGGAGGGCCGGGCGGTCCTCGACGCCGTCGGGGTCCTCGCCCTCCCCTATGCGCTCGCCGCGCCGTACGGGAGCCGCTACGTGACGATGCTCGCATCGGCGCAGCGGAGCATGGCCCACGGCGTGGCCCGCGAGGTGGCCGGGGAACCGCAGTTCCCGGCGGCCGAGCTCTACGACGCGATCATCACCGGCAAGACGGGACACCTCTTCTCGCTCGCGGCGGCCTGGGGGGCCATGGCGGCGGGGGAGGAGGAGGCGGTCGTGGCCGCCTTCGCCGGATACGGCCTCTCCACCGGGAGGGCGATGCAGATCGCCGACGATATCGCCGATATGCGGGCGATCGCGACGGGGGCAGGGGGCTGCCGGCCCGGCTCCGAAGCGCTCCTCCTCCGGTGCCTCCCTCCGGGCCCGGAGAGGGCCGGGCGGGCGCTGGGCTCGATGCTTGACGCGGAGATCGCCGACGCGATCGCCCGGATCGCCGGCGAAGCCCGGCAGCGGGTGCCGCCGGAGGTCCGCGAGGGGCTCGGCCAGGTGGTCCGGGATATCGTCGGGCTGACGATTGCCGGGGGGATGCCGGACAGCAGCCCTCCCTTTCCGGCCTGCCCCCTGCAATGA
- a CDS encoding phosphotransferase translates to MVRAGEVGLIEPGDPFGDWLASVVGDGGPVRVCRIEPASHVVCRYEFDGTGTRVIGKFFGAPTGAKTDYDAEKALANEVRRLNDAAGLIRVPRVLAAEERFGAVLVTECVPGPTLREVIGTGAPPYEPLTGVARLLRRLHDGTGTSWHRERDFAYFRAVLDQNGLPARERERFDRLIEEWRQSPRLSGDAGCTVHGDATPGNYLCDGEVCAIDFEAGRDHAHPIRDLGILAAEMKASPGSSRRAEDWIGHLLWHYSGDEAEFRESTAVLPFFMALGHLRIARLPWRAAERDWLLEEAEACLSAVRR, encoded by the coding sequence GTGGTGAGGGCAGGAGAGGTTGGGCTCATCGAGCCCGGCGACCCGTTCGGGGACTGGCTCGCGAGCGTCGTCGGCGACGGCGGCCCCGTCCGGGTCTGCCGGATAGAACCCGCGTCCCATGTCGTCTGCCGCTACGAGTTCGACGGCACGGGGACGAGGGTCATCGGCAAGTTCTTCGGGGCGCCGACGGGTGCGAAGACCGATTACGACGCAGAGAAAGCGCTCGCGAACGAGGTGCGCCGTCTCAACGATGCGGCCGGCCTGATCCGCGTCCCGCGGGTGCTCGCGGCGGAGGAGCGGTTCGGCGCGGTCCTCGTGACGGAGTGCGTTCCCGGCCCGACCCTCCGGGAGGTCATCGGAACGGGGGCCCCCCCGTACGAACCCCTGACCGGCGTCGCCCGCCTCCTCCGGCGACTCCACGACGGGACGGGGACCTCGTGGCACCGGGAGCGCGACTTTGCATACTTCCGTGCGGTCCTCGACCAGAACGGCCTCCCGGCCCGCGAGAGAGAGCGGTTCGACCGCCTGATCGAGGAGTGGCGGCAGAGCCCCCGGCTTTCCGGGGATGCAGGCTGCACGGTCCACGGCGACGCCACGCCCGGCAACTACCTCTGTGACGGCGAGGTCTGCGCGATCGACTTCGAGGCGGGCCGTGACCACGCGCACCCGATCCGCGACCTCGGCATCCTCGCCGCGGAGATGAAGGCCTCGCCGGGGAGCAGCCGCCGGGCCGAGGACTGGATCGGGCACCTGCTCTGGCACTACAGCGGGGACGAAGCAGAGTTCCGGGAGAGCACCGCCGTCCTCCCCTTCTTCATGGCGCTCGGCCATCTCAGGATCGCCCGGCTGCCCTGGAGGGCGGCGGAACGCGACTGGCTGCTTGAGGAGGCGGAGGCGTGTCTCTCTGCGGTTCGCCGGTAG
- a CDS encoding HAD family hydrolase has translation MSLCGSPVEGVLFDCYGTLIDILTDEEDIGTYRLLSRWLLYQGVRIAPDRLKELYVSRVDEAARRTGERYPEVRVEEVFAGICAEHGAWEVDPERLGIEAARAFRAASLRRLAVLERSLRLLDLFRAQRLGVVSNGQRIFSEQEMRILGLYERFEFVIFSSDPGFQKPDPRIYAAALDRMDLALESVLFIGDNPENDVLAPRRLGMQALHVEEAWRRYGV, from the coding sequence GTGTCTCTCTGCGGTTCGCCGGTAGAGGGGGTCCTCTTCGACTGCTACGGGACGCTCATCGATATCCTGACCGACGAAGAGGATATCGGGACCTACCGGCTCCTCTCCCGGTGGCTCCTCTACCAGGGGGTGCGGATCGCGCCCGACCGCCTGAAGGAGCTCTACGTAAGCCGCGTCGATGAAGCGGCACGCCGGACGGGGGAACGCTATCCGGAGGTGCGGGTCGAGGAGGTCTTCGCCGGGATCTGCGCCGAGCACGGCGCGTGGGAGGTCGATCCGGAGCGGCTCGGTATCGAGGCCGCCCGGGCATTCCGGGCCGCGTCGCTCCGGCGCCTCGCCGTGCTCGAGCGGAGCCTCCGGCTGCTCGACCTCTTCCGCGCACAGAGGCTGGGGGTCGTCTCGAACGGGCAGCGGATCTTCTCGGAGCAGGAGATGAGGATACTCGGCCTCTACGAACGCTTCGAGTTCGTCATCTTCTCCTCAGACCCCGGCTTCCAGAAGCCGGACCCCCGGATCTATGCCGCGGCCCTCGACCGGATGGACCTTGCGCTGGAGAGTGTCCTCTTCATCGGGGATAACCCCGAAAACGACGTCCTCGCGCCCCGGAGGCTCGGGATGCAGGCGCTGCACGTGGAGGAGGCGTGGCGGCGTTACGGGGTATGA
- a CDS encoding GTP-binding protein, whose translation MAEGRLKIVVFGSFNAGKSSFIQALDPRSRHIEASSSEGPTTVAFDFGRLQVRDHAVYLFGTPGQERFEFVRQILSRGMDGAIVIVDATTGVDAMTRHLYGQLKAVGVPLAFMANKCDCPDAAPESVRRDLPGETVHPISARNAESVHAALDAFVATLAAR comes from the coding sequence ATGGCAGAAGGCAGGCTCAAGATTGTCGTCTTTGGTTCATTCAATGCAGGCAAGTCCAGTTTCATCCAGGCACTCGACCCCCGGAGCCGCCATATCGAAGCATCCTCAAGCGAAGGCCCCACGACCGTCGCCTTTGACTTCGGCAGGCTGCAGGTGAGGGACCATGCGGTCTACCTCTTCGGGACGCCCGGCCAGGAGCGGTTCGAGTTCGTCCGGCAGATCCTCTCGCGCGGGATGGACGGCGCGATCGTCATCGTGGACGCCACCACGGGCGTGGATGCGATGACGCGGCACCTTTACGGTCAGTTGAAGGCGGTGGGCGTGCCGCTCGCGTTCATGGCGAACAAGTGCGACTGCCCGGACGCGGCGCCCGAATCCGTCCGCCGGGACCTGCCCGGGGAGACGGTGCACCCCATCTCGGCCCGGAATGCCGAGAGTGTCCACGCAGCGCTCGACGCTTTCGTCGCGACCCTTGCCGCCCGGTAG
- a CDS encoding HEAT repeat domain-containing protein, with amino-acid sequence MERSVKRLMEDREKRCEENLGKYIEQLSDESTPYRLRAAEALGGCGDERAVEPLIAALSDRENEVRWFAAQGLGKLRDPRAVEPLLPLVADPHRWVRRGAAWALGELGDSRAVEPILPLLADRKKDVRAVAAEALGKLRDSRATAPLFAALESEEEPEVRTAIRRALREITGEAVV; translated from the coding sequence ATGGAACGTTCGGTAAAACGCCTCATGGAAGATAGGGAGAAGCGGTGCGAGGAGAACCTCGGCAAATACATCGAACAGCTCTCGGACGAGAGCACGCCCTACCGGCTGCGCGCCGCAGAGGCGCTCGGCGGTTGCGGCGATGAGCGGGCGGTCGAACCGCTCATCGCCGCCCTCTCCGACCGGGAGAACGAGGTCCGCTGGTTTGCGGCGCAGGGGCTCGGCAAACTCCGCGACCCCCGCGCGGTCGAGCCCCTCCTCCCGCTCGTCGCCGACCCGCACCGGTGGGTGCGGCGCGGGGCCGCCTGGGCGCTCGGCGAACTCGGCGACTCCCGCGCGGTCGAACCGATCCTCCCCCTCCTCGCGGACAGGAAGAAGGACGTCCGGGCGGTCGCCGCCGAAGCGCTCGGCAAACTCCGCGACTCCCGGGCGACCGCCCCTCTCTTTGCCGCGCTCGAGAGCGAGGAGGAGCCCGAGGTCAGGACGGCGATCCGCCGCGCGCTCCGCGAGATCACCGGCGAGGCGGTCGTTTGA